The sequence ACCACGACGTCCACGGCGTCGATGTCCAGTCCCCGAGCGGCGACGTCAGTCGCTACCAGCGCCGGGAGCTGCCCACGGGAGAAGTCGCGCAGCGCGCGCTCGCGGATCCGTTGAGGCAGATCGCCGTGGATCGGGGCCGCCTTGACACCCTCCCTCTCCAGCTGCTGGGCCAAGCGGTCGGCGCCTCGCTTGGTCCTGGTGAAGAACAGCGTCTTGTCGACGCCGCGTGCGACGGCCGCAGCGACCTTGACCTTGTCGAGCTGATGCACGGCCAGGAACCGATGCTCCATCTCCTCGACTGTCACCTGGGCAGAGATGACCTCGTGCCGCACGGGGTCACGCAGGTAGTGGCGGACGAGGTAGTTGACATCGCCGTCGAGGGTGGCCGAGAACAGCAGCGTCTGGTGCGGGCGCTCGACCCGGCGGAGCAGCCATTCGACCTGGGGCATGAAGCCCATGTCGGCCATGCGGTCGGCCTCGTCGAGCACGAGGGTCTCCACGTCCGCCAGGGAGATCGCTCCCCGGTTATCCAGGTCGATCAGGCGGCCAGGTGTCGCCACGGCCAGGTCCGTCCCTTTCTGGAGCGCAGCGATCTGGCGCTCCATCGGCGCCCCTCCGTAGAAGGCGGCCACGCGCCGGTCGAGGACGGTGCCCAGCGGGGCCAGCACATCCCGCACCTGGAGCGCCAGCTCTCGCGTGGGCACCAGGACGAGGGCGCGGGGCCGTCCAGGTCGCGACTGCCCGATCTGCTGGAGAAGGGGCAGGCCGAACGCCAAGGTCTTGCCGGAGCCGGTCTTCGCCTTGCCGCACACGTCCCGCCCAGCCAGGACGTCGCCGATGGTCTGGGCCTGGATCGGAAAGGGCTCGGTGATGCCTTGGGCACTCAGCGCCGCGGTGAGCTCGGGTTTGATGCCGAGGCCGTCGAAGGTGACGGTCATGAGGTTGGGAACTCTCCTTCTCAGTGGTTCGGATGGCGGTCGTACGGCCACCCCACGGCACACACCCCTGTGCGCGCCACCACGAAAAGGTCGAGGCGACCTCGATGGGGCCGGCCCGAAGGCACGGCCACCAGGCAAATTGTACCTGAGCCCGCGCTCGCCCAGTGCCATGGCGTCGCTACCCAGCAGCGATGGCGCGCTCCAGGACGGCCCCGAAGGCCAGCAGTCGCTCTTCGGCGCCCGCCGGCGCCACGAGCTGGACGCTGGCGGGCAGGCGACCGGCGGGGACGGGGAGGACCAGCGCCGGCAGGCCGGCCACGTTGACGGGGAGGGTCAGCATCGTCAGCTGCAGGTCATCGAGAGCATCTGCCGCGGGCGGGAACACCGGCAGGGTCGGCAGGGCGATCAGCTCGACCAGCGAGAAGGCCGCTTCCAGTTCCGCAAGCCAGCGCGCCTTGACGGCCTCGGCCGAGGCACGCGCCTCGGGCGTGATGGTGCCCGCCACCTCTATGCGCTGGGCGACGTCCTCACCGAGCCGATCGCGCCGCTCGAGGAGGCGCTCGAGGTTCTCCCAGGCCTCGGCCAGGAGGATGCCACCACCGGCGCCGAACGCCTCGGTCCAGCCCGGCAGCTCCACTCCCTCGACCTTGCACCCGACGCCGGCGAGGGCGCGGTCCACGGCGGCGTCGATCTCAGGGTCGACGTTCCCGTACCGGAACCGGCCGACGGTCGATGGCACCGAGCCCCCCACCTCGAATCCCGGCTCGAGCAGCTCCATGCCCTTCACGACGCCGGCCACGTCCCTGGCCATCGGGCCGATCGTGTCCAGGCTGGTCGCCAGTGGCCAGACTCCATCGAGGGGCACCCTGCCGTGGGTCGTCTTGAGTCCAACCGTCCCGCAGCACGCCGAGGGGATCCGCACGGAGCCTCCGGTGTCGCTGCCGAAGGCGAGGTCGGCCTCGTCGCCGGCCACGGCCACTGCCGAGCCGCTGGAAGAGCCGCCCGGTATGCGACGCCGGTCGAGTGGGTTGACGGGTGTTCCGAAGCCGTGGTTTATCCCACTGGCACCGAAGGCGAGCTCATGGAGATTGGCCTTGCCCACGATGCGGACCCGCCCGGCGAGCTCAGCCGCCCTGGCCCCGGCCATGCACGCTGCATCCTCCGCCGCTGGCGCGGCGTCCTCGGCGACCGCCCGGCACCCGGCCGTGGTCGGCAAGCCGGCCAGGTCGATGAGGTCCTTGACCGCAAGTCGGTCGCCGGTGCCCGTGGTCTCCAGTCGGTGGATGAAGGTGGCCATGG comes from Acidimicrobiales bacterium and encodes:
- a CDS encoding amidase — its product is MATFIHRLETTGTGDRLAVKDLIDLAGLPTTAGCRAVAEDAAPAAEDAACMAGARAAELAGRVRIVGKANLHELAFGASGINHGFGTPVNPLDRRRIPGGSSSGSAVAVAGDEADLAFGSDTGGSVRIPSACCGTVGLKTTHGRVPLDGVWPLATSLDTIGPMARDVAGVVKGMELLEPGFEVGGSVPSTVGRFRYGNVDPEIDAAVDRALAGVGCKVEGVELPGWTEAFGAGGGILLAEAWENLERLLERRDRLGEDVAQRIEVAGTITPEARASAEAVKARWLAELEAAFSLVELIALPTLPVFPPAADALDDLQLTMLTLPVNVAGLPALVLPVPAGRLPASVQLVAPAGAEERLLAFGAVLERAIAAG
- a CDS encoding DEAD/DEAH box helicase, translated to MTVTFDGLGIKPELTAALSAQGITEPFPIQAQTIGDVLAGRDVCGKAKTGSGKTLAFGLPLLQQIGQSRPGRPRALVLVPTRELALQVRDVLAPLGTVLDRRVAAFYGGAPMERQIAALQKGTDLAVATPGRLIDLDNRGAISLADVETLVLDEADRMADMGFMPQVEWLLRRVERPHQTLLFSATLDGDVNYLVRHYLRDPVRHEVISAQVTVEEMEHRFLAVHQLDKVKVAAAVARGVDKTLFFTRTKRGADRLAQQLEREGVKAAPIHGDLPQRIRERALRDFSRGQLPALVATDVAARGLDIDAVDVVVHYDPPEDHKGYLHRSGRTARAGVEGIVVTLVLWDQVLEVERIQKRVGLRVPIVEVFSNDERLADLAAWKPDEDAA